In Malus sylvestris chromosome 2, drMalSylv7.2, whole genome shotgun sequence, the genomic stretch TTCCTGGTCTGCCCGCAAATAGAATTTCACAAATACGAAATCAAAACCCACGGCCCTTTCTTGAACTATTTTGTTTTGCTATCACTTCCCCAATTGCTTTGCCACAGAATATTTTCAAAAGTGCTAATTGCAGATTTCAAATTTTAggtatgatttttctttttatttatatttttttttaaattcttataAATCCACAATTTAttctgttttatttttgggttgaTTGTTATCGTATTTTGGTCTGGgaattaattttatttggtatttttttctAGGTTGCCAATATGTTAAATGCAACAGCCATTTGGGCTTTGCCTTTAATTCGGCTTGGCCCAATTTTCGAACCATTTGTTCATGGCCCGCCAACACATACAATTCCACAAAGCCAAAATCAAAACCCTGGTTCAATTTGCGACTATTTGCTTCTGCTCTCCCTTGCTTGATGAGAGTCTGAGCTTAAATTTGTATCacaattccaaaccctaggtCAGGAGAGGCAGAGCTTAAATTTACATTAGAGTCATTTCTTTGCCGTCGTTATATTTATCCGCTCAATCCTTGGCATCGATTTCTTTGGCATTGATTTTGCATCCTCTGGTATGTTATTAATCGACATatggttttctttttctgcatTCTTTCTTCTCCCTATTTTCCGTTTCTTTTCCTAATttgaataatttattaattttcgtTGTTTATTTTAGAAATGTAGATTATGAAAAATTGGATGTTAAATTGGGAGAGAAGGTTGCAGACGGGACTGACTGTACTTGTTGCAATGCTTCTTCCTTCTGTTGTTGCCATGGAGATGCTAGGGTCACCTCTATTATTGATTCTATGAGTAATTTtctcttatttatttgttttcttgtttcttgaaattttgtttataaattgtATTTAATCATTTTCTAGTTAAACATCCTGAATGCAAACGCTTTGAAATTAGGAAAAGTCTGCCTATACTTGCGTCTTGGAGCTATAGTTCTTCGGTAGGGTAGTACTTTATGATCTAATTAAAAAGGAATGCAAGAAATCAAACCATTCATCAACTTCTGGAGTATGTTACATTACATTTGAAGGAAATTGACCAGAAGTTTGATGTACAATGTTTTGTGTGCTCAGTTGTGAATGGGGTAGGACATgctattttatttcttcttcgATTTCTATTGTTTAtgattgtaattttatttgtatatgTTTTGTAGGAGCCAATAAGCTATTTTATAAGTAGATTTTGTGATATTAAGCATGATAAAGGTTGTAAGGGTAAATTTAGGTCTAGTGCTAAGTGCAAATGTGAAGGGTTTCATGTTGATTGCCATTATAAGCTATTGGAAATAAGGGTGCATTGCATAGGCAGCAGTAACAAATCTGCGTATACTAGTTTGAAGAAGGATTTCGAGGGGAGAAAAAATTACTGACAATTTACGTATGAGGGGGACATTGATGGATTTCaagggtttcaattttttaatgtcCCACTCATCTGTAAATCGTCGATAATTCTTTCTTCCCTTGAAATCCTTTTTCAAACTAGTATACGTAGATTTATTACCGCTGCCTATGCAATGCACCCCTATTACCGGTGGTTTATAATGTCAATCAACATGAAACCCTTCACATTTGCACTTAGCACTAGACCTAAATTTACCCTTACAACCTTTATCATGCTTAATATCACAAAATCTACTTATAAGATAGCTTATTGGCTCCTACAAAAcatatacaaataaaattacaatgaTCAACAATAGAAAtcgaataagaaataaaatagcATGTCATACCCCATTCACAACTGAGCACACAAAATACTGTATATCAAACTTCTGATAAATTTCCTTCAAATGTAATGTACCATCCTCCAGAAGTTGATGAATGGTTTGATTTCTTGCATTCCTTTTTAATTAGATCATGAATTACTACCCTACCGAAGAACTATAGCTCCAAGACGCAAGTATAGGCGGACTTTTCCTAATTTCAAAGAGTTTGCATTCAGGATGTTTAACTAGAAAATGATTAAATacaatttataaacaaaatttcaagaaaacaaataaataagagaAAATTACTCATAGAATCAGTAATAGAGGTGACCCTAGCATCTCCATGTCAACACCAGAAGGAAGAAGCATTGCAACAAGTACAGTGTCAGTCCTGTCTGCAACCTTCTCTCCCAATTTTTCATTAATGATGAGAACAATctacatttccaaaataaacaACGAAAATTATTCAAATTAGGAAAAGAAACTGAAAACAGGGAGAAGAATGAatgcagaaaaagaaaaccaaatgtCAATTAATAACATACCAGAGGATGCAAAATTAATGCCAAGGATTGAGCGGATGAATATAACGACGGCAAAGAAATGGCTCTAATGTAAATTTAAGCTCTGCCTCTCCTGacctagggtttggaattgtGATACAAATTTAAGCTTCGACTCTCATCAAGCAAGGGAGAGCAGAAGCAAATTGAACAAGGGTTTTGGCTTTGTCGAATTGTACGTGTTGGCGGGCCATGAACAAATGGTTCGAAAATTTGGCAAGCCAAATGAAAGCCCAAATGGCTGTTGCATTTAACATATTGGCAACctagaaaaaaaataccaaataaaattaattcccaaaccaaaatacGATAGCaatcaaccaaaaaataaaacagaatAAATTGTGGATTtataagaatttaaaaaaaatgtaaacaaaaagaaaaatcataccTAAAAAGGAAActctttgaaattttgtttataaattgtATTTAATCATTTTTTCTCATTTTCTAGTTAAACATCTTGAATGCAAACTCTTTTAAATTAGGAAAAGTCCGCCTATACTTGCGTCTTGGAGCTATAGTTCTTCGGTAGGGTAGTACTTTATGATCTAATTAAAAAGGAATGCAAGAAATCAAACCATTCATCAACTTCTGGAGTATGTTACATTACATTTTGAAGGAAATTGACCAAAAGTTTGATGTACAATGTTTTGTGTGCTCAGTTGTGAATGGGGTATGACATgctattttatttcttattcaaTCTCTATTGTTGAtgattgtaattttatttgtatatgTTTTGTAGGAGCCAATAAGCTATCTTATAAGTAGATTTTGTGATATTAAGCATGATAAAGGTTGTAAGGGTAAATTTAGGTCTAGTGCTAAGTGCAAATGTGAAG encodes the following:
- the LOC126599039 gene encoding LOW QUALITY PROTEIN: uncharacterized protein LOC126599039 (The sequence of the model RefSeq protein was modified relative to this genomic sequence to represent the inferred CDS: substituted 2 bases at 2 genomic stop codons): KHPECKRFEIRKSLPILASWSYSSSVGXYFMIXLKRNARNQTIHQLLEYVTLHLKEIDQKFDVQCFVCSVVNGEPISYLISRFCDIKHDKGCKGKFRSSAKCKCEGFHVDCHYKPPGIGVHCIGSGNKFAYTSLKNDFKGRKNYRRFTDEWDIKKLKPLKSFNVPLIRKLSIIFSPLEILLQTSIRRFVTAAYAMHPYFQ